Proteins from a genomic interval of Nocardioidaceae bacterium:
- a CDS encoding SAM-dependent methyltransferase — protein MASRTLPLADALAEVAEALSAHDSLVRAVASGRRRGVERPAYERVDVRPIDLRTGPHLQFAATAGDQVLTSNHALGDGSGAAQHAVEQLLAQPWGNWHVETTSEIRQLRVTKKGDAQVSVSTQTAPVVVDRSHDRVKQRLLSPDHPVLRTLGISDAQGRVKPTRQAKYRQVEEMLRLLAPALTEAIAAGRVRTPTPQEPLRVADLGCGNAYLTFAASAHLTEVLGLPTRVIGVDVKQQSADHNTQVAAELGIDAEFVVGTIAEARVDPAPDVVLALHACDTATDEALARAVHWGAGLVLAAPCCHHDVAAQLRRGRDEAPAAYASVLRHGILRERFADTLTDALRENLLRRAGYRVEVVEFVESAHTPRNTLLRAVRRTDPRAAEQDQQLQEAYEHLVGAWSVRPRLAELLDG, from the coding sequence ACGACAGCCTCGTCCGGGCCGTGGCCTCGGGTCGACGACGAGGCGTCGAGCGGCCTGCGTACGAGCGGGTCGACGTGCGGCCGATCGATCTGCGCACCGGACCCCATCTGCAGTTCGCGGCGACCGCGGGCGACCAGGTCCTCACCTCCAACCACGCCCTCGGCGACGGCAGCGGGGCCGCGCAGCACGCGGTCGAGCAGCTCCTCGCGCAGCCGTGGGGCAACTGGCACGTCGAGACCACCAGTGAGATCCGGCAGCTGCGGGTGACGAAGAAGGGCGACGCGCAGGTCTCGGTCTCCACGCAGACGGCACCGGTCGTCGTCGACCGCTCCCACGACCGCGTCAAGCAGCGGCTGCTGAGCCCCGACCACCCGGTGCTGCGCACCCTGGGCATCTCCGACGCCCAGGGGCGGGTCAAGCCGACGCGGCAGGCGAAGTACCGGCAGGTCGAGGAGATGCTGCGGCTGCTCGCCCCCGCGCTGACCGAGGCGATCGCCGCGGGCCGGGTGCGCACACCGACGCCGCAGGAGCCGCTGCGGGTGGCCGACCTGGGCTGCGGCAACGCCTACCTCACCTTCGCCGCGTCCGCGCACCTGACCGAGGTGCTCGGCCTCCCGACCCGGGTCATCGGAGTCGACGTCAAGCAGCAGTCCGCCGATCACAACACGCAGGTGGCCGCCGAGCTGGGCATCGACGCCGAGTTCGTCGTCGGCACCATCGCCGAGGCGCGCGTGGACCCGGCGCCCGACGTCGTGCTCGCCCTCCACGCCTGCGACACGGCCACCGACGAGGCCCTCGCCCGGGCCGTGCACTGGGGTGCGGGCCTCGTGCTCGCCGCGCCCTGCTGCCACCACGACGTCGCGGCCCAGCTGCGTCGCGGTCGCGACGAGGCGCCCGCGGCGTACGCGTCGGTGCTGCGCCACGGCATCCTGCGCGAGCGCTTCGCCGACACGCTGACCGACGCGCTGCGGGAGAACCTGCTGCGCCGGGCCGGCTACCGGGTGGAGGTCGTGGAGTTCGTCGAGTCGGCCCACACGCCGCGCAACACCCTGCTGCGGGCCGTGCGGCGTACGGACCCGCGGGCGGCCGAGCAGGACCAGCAGCTGCAGGAGGCGTACGAGCACCTGGTCGGAGCCTGGTCGGTGCGTCCGCGGCTCGCGGAGCTGCTGGATGGGTGA